In one window of Bizionia sp. M204 DNA:
- a CDS encoding copper resistance protein NlpE N-terminal domain-containing protein, protein MKKHIVAFAVLALLFSVSCKSDKQENTESTEVEITENETKPDMHTSQNSLDWKGTYVGTLPCADCEGIKTTIRLNEDMSYEAVMDYLGKKDGVFETRGYYKWEDNGQNILLSDDNETKFKVGENKLIQLDKSGEVVTGELAEFYVLQKQDMNNTGEIAFTDTKWKLVKLMGQDITDSEAFISFATDENKVFGHAGCNNFNGSFEVANKLQLKLSKMATTMKSCPEEDMKIEQKFLEVLNTVDNFSLSGNTMTLNKAKMAPLAVFEAVE, encoded by the coding sequence ATGAAAAAACACATTGTAGCCTTTGCTGTTTTAGCACTCCTATTTTCTGTGAGCTGCAAATCAGACAAACAAGAAAACACAGAATCAACAGAAGTTGAAATAACCGAAAATGAAACGAAACCAGATATGCATACCAGTCAAAATTCATTGGACTGGAAAGGCACGTATGTTGGAACATTACCTTGTGCCGATTGCGAAGGTATTAAAACAACGATTCGATTAAACGAAGACATGTCTTACGAGGCAGTTATGGATTATTTAGGCAAAAAAGATGGTGTCTTTGAAACCCGTGGATACTACAAATGGGAAGATAATGGCCAAAATATTTTGCTGTCTGACGATAATGAAACCAAATTTAAAGTGGGTGAAAACAAACTCATCCAATTAGATAAATCTGGCGAAGTTGTAACAGGCGAATTGGCAGAATTTTACGTACTGCAAAAACAGGATATGAATAACACTGGTGAGATAGCATTTACTGATACCAAATGGAAATTAGTGAAATTAATGGGTCAAGATATTACCGATTCTGAAGCATTTATTTCATTTGCAACCGATGAAAATAAAGTTTTTGGACATGCCGGTTGCAATAATTTTAATGGATCTTTTGAAGTAGCCAATAAATTACAGTTGAAACTATCTAAAATGGCTACTACCATGAAATCGTGTCCCGAAGAAGATATGAAGATTGAGCAGAAATTTTTAGAGGTTTTAAATACCGTTGATAATTTTTCCTTAAGCGGAAATACCATGACATTAAACAAGGCAAAAATGGCACCTTTAGCAGTATTTGAAGCTGTAGAATAG
- a CDS encoding methyltransferase has protein sequence MSSELKLHWNTAYNKADNQLGWFEENPEQTMKLVLKTQLPKDARILNVGAGTTTLIDALLDADYTNLIVNDLSNQALEKLQTRIKNSHNYNLNCVVDDLTKPKKLNQLEPIDLWIDRAVLHFFLAEKNQQAYFNLIKQIVAKNGFVLIAVFATNGAEKCCGLDLKRYNTSMLQDELGSDFELISSFNHTFINPFGGERPYIYTLFKRLTCN, from the coding sequence ATGTCATCGGAATTAAAATTGCATTGGAATACCGCTTATAATAAAGCCGATAATCAATTGGGTTGGTTTGAAGAAAATCCTGAACAAACCATGAAACTGGTTTTAAAAACGCAACTTCCCAAAGATGCCAGAATTCTAAATGTTGGCGCAGGAACAACCACCTTAATCGATGCGCTTTTGGATGCCGACTATACAAACCTTATTGTAAATGATTTGAGTAATCAAGCACTTGAAAAACTGCAAACACGCATTAAAAACTCACATAATTATAATTTGAATTGTGTGGTTGATGATTTAACAAAACCAAAAAAATTAAACCAATTAGAACCCATAGATTTATGGATAGATCGTGCTGTGTTACATTTCTTTCTTGCCGAAAAGAACCAACAAGCATATTTCAATCTCATTAAGCAAATAGTTGCTAAAAATGGGTTTGTCCTCATTGCCGTTTTTGCAACTAATGGCGCTGAAAAATGCTGCGGACTGGATTTAAAACGTTATAACACCAGCATGCTTCAAGACGAATTAGGTTCGGATTTTGAACTTATTTCCAGCTTCAATCACACCTTTATAAATCCGTTTGGTGGCGAACGCCCTTATATTTACACTTTATTTAAACGACTTACATGCAATTAG
- a CDS encoding lipocalin family protein: MRHIIVLVLTLSLLSCGTTKVVRDSEKDLKGSWTLNSFNYSKTGSFAVDLFNDTSTDCFEGSTWNFVPNNNSGTYVINSGNCATGPRKFKFSIQEIDPTSGLYDFLLKPVDAKGNSDTNQGYRLKLAGITATTMQWRQTVTLDGSPFTIFMNFTKQ; the protein is encoded by the coding sequence ATGAGACATATTATAGTATTAGTATTAACCTTAAGTTTATTATCCTGCGGTACAACCAAAGTTGTGCGCGACTCGGAGAAAGATTTGAAAGGCAGCTGGACCTTAAACTCCTTTAATTATAGTAAAACAGGATCTTTTGCGGTCGATTTGTTTAACGACACCTCAACGGATTGTTTTGAAGGCAGTACTTGGAATTTTGTTCCAAACAATAATTCGGGAACCTATGTAATTAATAGTGGAAATTGTGCTACAGGTCCACGAAAATTTAAATTTAGCATTCAAGAAATTGATCCGACTTCAGGTTTATATGATTTTTTATTAAAACCAGTAGATGCTAAAGGTAATTCAGATACCAACCAAGGCTATCGCTTAAAATTAGCTGGAATTACAGCAACAACCATGCAATGGCGCCAGACCGTAACTTTAGACGGAAGCCCATTCACCATATTTATGAATTTTACAAAACAATAA
- a CDS encoding OmpA family protein produces MRKVINKITLIALAGVLVISFTNCKAVENSNNRQKGAAIGVAGGAILGAIIGNNVKGGSSELGAVIGGVVGGGAGVIIGNQMDKQAQRIEEEVPGATVERVDQGIVVTFDENSGVHFATEKYNINAQSRENLDKLAGVFKEYPDTNLLIVGHTDSNGNDAYNMTLSKNRAMAVTDYLRDVKGISSSRLTTHWFGEEQPIVDNSTPEGRAKNRRVNIAIVPNEEMVNQAQQQSGN; encoded by the coding sequence ATGAGAAAAGTAATTAATAAAATAACGTTAATAGCACTTGCAGGTGTTTTGGTAATTAGTTTTACCAACTGTAAGGCTGTAGAAAATTCGAATAACAGACAGAAAGGTGCTGCCATTGGTGTCGCTGGAGGTGCAATTTTAGGAGCCATCATTGGAAACAATGTTAAAGGTGGTAGTTCTGAATTAGGCGCTGTAATCGGTGGTGTTGTTGGTGGTGGCGCAGGTGTCATTATTGGAAACCAAATGGATAAACAAGCACAACGTATTGAAGAAGAAGTTCCTGGCGCAACCGTGGAACGTGTAGATCAAGGTATCGTTGTGACATTTGATGAAAATAGTGGTGTTCATTTTGCCACAGAAAAATACAATATTAACGCACAATCGCGAGAAAATTTAGATAAATTAGCTGGCGTATTTAAAGAATATCCAGATACTAACCTTTTAATTGTTGGTCATACAGATAGTAACGGTAATGATGCGTATAATATGACCCTATCTAAAAATAGAGCTATGGCTGTAACAGATTATTTAAGAGACGTTAAAGGCATTAGCAGTTCTCGTTTAACCACACATTGGTTTGGAGAAGAGCAACCTATAGTTGATAATTCAACACCTGAAGGTCGCGCTAAAAACAGACGTGTAAACATTGCTATTGTTCCTAACGAGGAAATGGTGAATCAAGCACAACAACAATCAGGAAATTAA
- the metG gene encoding methionine--tRNA ligase, producing the protein MNQPKRYTITAALPYTNGPIHIGHLAGVYVPADIYARYLRLTNNDVAFICGSDEHGVPITIKAKKEGVSPQDIVDKYHAIIKKSFEDFGITFDNYSRTSAEIHHDTAQEFFKTLYDKGEFIEEITEQLYDEEANQFLADRFVTGTCPKCGNEEAYGDQCEKCGSSLNATDLINPKSAITGNVPTMKETKHWFLPLDKHEAFLKEWILEGHKKDWKPNVYGQVKSWIDDGLRPRAVTRDLDWGIPVPVKGGEGKVLYVWFDAPIGYISATKEWAERVGKDWEPYWKSDDTKLVHFIGKDNIVFHCIIFPSMLKAEGSYILPDNVPANEFLNLEGQKLSTSKNWAVWLPDYLVDFPNQQDVLRYALTANAPESKDNDFTWADFQARNNNELVAIFGNFINRVVVLTNKYYDGFVPEASEFSTVDEETLAAIKAYPAVISSSIERYRFREASQEFMNLARLGNKYLADEEPWKLVKTDEARTKTIMFVALQIASALATLGEPFLPFTSAKLKKILRVAENDSDSSGEVKNSWNDISTKPTLIPAGHQIGPAELLFSKIEDETIQLQLEKLEASKKANEASNKAVEPEKETISFEDFSKLDLRVGTILEAEKMPKANKLLVLKVDTGIDVRTIVSGIAESFKPEDIIGRKVTVLVNLAPRKLRGVESQGMILMTENPEGALVFVNPDDASVTNGLQIS; encoded by the coding sequence ATGAATCAACCAAAACGATATACTATTACAGCCGCTTTACCGTACACAAACGGTCCTATCCATATTGGCCATTTGGCTGGTGTGTATGTACCTGCTGATATTTACGCGCGTTATTTACGTTTAACAAATAACGATGTTGCCTTTATTTGCGGCAGTGATGAACACGGTGTTCCTATTACTATTAAAGCTAAAAAAGAAGGTGTTTCACCTCAAGATATCGTTGATAAATACCATGCGATTATTAAAAAATCTTTTGAAGATTTCGGAATTACCTTTGATAATTATTCCAGAACGTCTGCAGAAATTCATCATGATACGGCTCAAGAATTTTTTAAAACCTTGTATGATAAAGGAGAATTTATAGAAGAAATTACCGAGCAATTATACGACGAAGAAGCCAACCAGTTTTTAGCCGATCGTTTTGTAACAGGAACCTGTCCAAAATGTGGTAATGAAGAAGCTTATGGCGATCAATGTGAAAAATGTGGTAGTAGTTTAAATGCTACAGATTTAATTAATCCGAAATCTGCTATTACTGGAAATGTTCCAACAATGAAAGAAACCAAACACTGGTTTTTACCTCTAGATAAACATGAAGCTTTCTTAAAAGAATGGATTTTAGAAGGTCACAAAAAAGATTGGAAACCTAATGTTTACGGACAAGTTAAATCGTGGATTGATGATGGTTTACGTCCAAGAGCCGTAACCAGAGATTTGGATTGGGGAATTCCTGTTCCTGTTAAAGGTGGTGAAGGCAAAGTGCTTTACGTTTGGTTTGATGCTCCTATCGGTTACATTTCTGCTACTAAAGAATGGGCAGAACGTGTAGGGAAAGATTGGGAACCGTACTGGAAAAGTGATGACACCAAATTGGTACACTTTATTGGTAAAGACAATATTGTGTTTCACTGTATTATTTTCCCAAGCATGCTAAAAGCTGAAGGTTCGTATATTTTACCAGATAATGTGCCAGCTAACGAATTTTTAAATTTAGAAGGTCAGAAATTATCAACCTCAAAAAACTGGGCCGTTTGGTTACCAGATTATTTAGTGGATTTTCCAAATCAGCAAGATGTGTTGCGTTACGCCTTAACAGCCAACGCACCAGAAAGTAAGGATAACGATTTTACCTGGGCAGATTTTCAGGCTAGAAATAACAATGAACTCGTGGCTATTTTCGGGAACTTTATTAATCGTGTGGTCGTTTTAACCAACAAGTATTATGATGGTTTTGTTCCGGAAGCATCTGAATTTTCAACAGTAGATGAAGAAACGCTTGCAGCAATAAAAGCCTATCCAGCCGTGATATCTAGTTCTATAGAACGCTATAGATTTCGTGAAGCAAGTCAAGAATTCATGAATTTAGCGCGATTAGGTAATAAATATTTAGCAGATGAAGAACCTTGGAAACTGGTTAAAACAGATGAAGCGCGAACCAAAACAATTATGTTTGTCGCTTTACAAATTGCTTCCGCTTTAGCCACTTTAGGCGAACCATTTTTACCGTTTACATCTGCAAAATTGAAAAAGATTCTTCGCGTAGCTGAAAATGATAGTGATAGTTCTGGTGAAGTTAAGAACTCATGGAACGATATTTCAACCAAACCAACTCTAATTCCAGCAGGACATCAAATTGGTCCAGCCGAATTATTATTTTCTAAAATAGAAGATGAAACCATTCAACTGCAATTAGAAAAATTAGAAGCCAGTAAAAAAGCCAATGAAGCTTCCAATAAAGCCGTAGAGCCTGAAAAAGAAACCATTAGTTTTGAGGATTTCTCGAAACTCGATTTACGGGTAGGAACGATTTTAGAGGCCGAAAAAATGCCAAAAGCCAATAAGCTTTTAGTGTTAAAAGTAGACACAGGTATTGATGTTAGAACCATTGTTTCCGGAATTGCCGAAAGTTTTAAACCCGAAGATATTATTGGCAGAAAAGTGACGGTTTTAGTCAATTTAGCTCCTAGAAAGTTACGAGGGGTGGAAAGTCAAGGCATGATTTTAATGACGGAAAACCCGGAAGGCGCATTGGTATTTGTAAATCCTGATGATGCTTCGGTAACAAATGGACTTCAAATTTCTTAA